A part of Mycolicibacterium sp. TUM20985 genomic DNA contains:
- the ctaD gene encoding aa3-type cytochrome oxidase subunit I, which produces MTIDEAQIDELQASRPFPERLGPKGNLIYKLVTTTDHKLIGIMYCVVCFIFFFIGGLMALFLRAELTAPGLQFLSNEQYNQLFTMHGTAMLLFYATPIVFGFANLVLPLQIGAPDVAFPRLNALSFWLFLFGALIALSGFITPGGAADFGWTAYTPLTDAVHSPGVGATLWIFGLGVGGLGTILGGVNMITTVVCMRAPGMTMFRMPIFTWNILVTSILVLIIFPILTAALFGLAADRLLGAHIYDPANGGVILWQHLFWFFGHPEVYVIALPFFGIVSEIFPVFSRKPIFGYTTLIYATISIAALSVAVWAHHMYATGAVLLPFFSFMTFLIAVPTGIKFFNWIGTMWKGQLTFETPMLFSVGFLVTFLLGGLSGVLLASPPLDFHVTDSYFVVAHFHYVLFGTIVFATYAGIYFWFPKMTGRLLDERLGKVHFWLTFIGFHTTFLVQHWLGNSGMPRRYADYLPTDGFTTLNVISTIGAFILGISTIPFVWNVFKSWRYGEPVTVDDPWGYGNSLEWATSCPPPRHNFTELPRIRSERPAFELHYPHMVERMRAESHIGGGPHPEGGDVTASDDVSVRS; this is translated from the coding sequence ATGACCATCGACGAAGCGCAGATCGACGAACTTCAGGCCAGTCGTCCGTTCCCCGAGCGCCTCGGCCCCAAGGGCAATCTGATCTACAAGCTGGTGACCACCACCGATCACAAGCTGATCGGCATCATGTACTGCGTCGTCTGCTTCATCTTCTTCTTCATCGGCGGGCTGATGGCGCTGTTCCTCCGCGCCGAGCTCACCGCCCCCGGACTGCAGTTCCTGTCCAACGAGCAGTACAACCAGCTGTTCACCATGCACGGCACCGCGATGCTGCTGTTCTACGCCACCCCGATCGTGTTCGGCTTCGCCAACCTGGTGCTGCCGCTGCAGATCGGCGCGCCCGACGTGGCGTTTCCCCGACTGAACGCACTGTCCTTCTGGCTCTTCCTCTTCGGGGCGTTGATCGCCCTGTCGGGGTTCATCACTCCCGGCGGCGCGGCCGACTTCGGTTGGACCGCGTACACCCCGCTGACCGACGCCGTCCACTCGCCCGGTGTGGGTGCCACCCTGTGGATCTTCGGTCTGGGGGTCGGCGGTCTGGGCACCATCCTGGGTGGCGTCAACATGATCACCACGGTGGTCTGCATGCGCGCGCCCGGCATGACGATGTTCCGGATGCCGATCTTCACCTGGAACATCCTGGTGACCTCGATCCTGGTGCTCATCATCTTCCCCATCCTCACGGCGGCGCTGTTCGGACTGGCGGCCGACCGGCTGCTCGGGGCGCACATCTACGACCCCGCCAACGGTGGGGTGATCCTGTGGCAGCACCTGTTCTGGTTCTTCGGCCACCCCGAGGTGTACGTCATCGCGCTGCCGTTCTTCGGCATCGTCTCGGAGATCTTCCCGGTGTTCAGCCGCAAGCCGATCTTCGGCTACACCACGCTGATCTACGCCACCATCTCGATCGCCGCGCTGTCGGTTGCGGTGTGGGCGCACCACATGTACGCCACGGGAGCCGTTCTGCTGCCGTTCTTCTCGTTCATGACGTTCCTGATCGCGGTGCCCACCGGGATCAAGTTCTTCAACTGGATCGGCACGATGTGGAAGGGCCAGTTGACCTTCGAGACACCGATGCTGTTCTCGGTGGGCTTCCTGGTCACGTTCCTGCTCGGCGGTTTGTCAGGGGTGCTGTTGGCCAGCCCGCCGTTGGACTTCCACGTCACCGACTCCTACTTCGTCGTCGCGCACTTCCACTACGTGCTGTTCGGCACGATCGTGTTCGCCACCTATGCGGGCATCTACTTCTGGTTCCCGAAGATGACCGGCCGACTCCTCGACGAACGCCTGGGCAAGGTGCACTTCTGGCTGACGTTCATCGGGTTCCACACCACGTTCCTGGTGCAGCACTGGCTGGGCAATTCGGGGATGCCGCGCCGCTACGCGGACTACCTGCCCACCGACGGCTTCACCACGCTGAACGTCATATCGACGATCGGTGCGTTCATCCTGGGCATCTCGACGATCCCGTTCGTGTGGAACGTGTTCAAGAGCTGGCGCTACGGCGAGCCGGTGACCGTCGACGATCCGTGGGGTTACGGCAACTCGCTGGAATGGGCGACCAGTTGCCCGCCGCCGCGGCACAACTTCACCGAGCTGCCCCGAATCCGTTCGGAACGGCCGGCTTTCGAGCTGCACTACCCGCACATGGTGGAACGCATGCGGGCCGAGTCGCACATCGGCGGCGGTCCACATCCCGAGGGCGGTGACGTCACGGCCAGCGATGACGTCTCGGTGCGCTCCTGA
- a CDS encoding Rieske (2Fe-2S) protein: MSGVVVGRVDEIPVGEGRTFTVDGEQVAVYRMRDGSLRALGAVCPHLGGPLADGLTDDDAVVCPLHGRTYDLATGAELTGSGPGVCTHPVGAEPDGSIHISACRARTKP; this comes from the coding sequence ATGAGCGGCGTGGTCGTCGGCCGGGTAGACGAGATTCCGGTCGGGGAGGGACGGACCTTCACCGTCGACGGAGAACAGGTCGCCGTCTACCGGATGCGGGACGGGTCCCTGCGGGCGCTGGGCGCGGTGTGCCCGCACCTCGGTGGACCGCTCGCCGACGGACTCACCGACGACGATGCGGTCGTCTGCCCGCTGCACGGCCGGACCTACGACCTAGCCACCGGCGCCGAGCTGACCGGAAGTGGGCCTGGCGTCTGCACGCATCCCGTCGGTGCGGAACCCGACGGGTCGATTCACATATCCGCGTGCCGCGCGCGGACGAAACCGTAG
- a CDS encoding bifunctional nitrate reductase/sulfite reductase flavoprotein subunit alpha has protein sequence MTVTTRTACSYCGVGCGIEVQTRTDTASGLPVIARVSGDKLHPTNFGRLCTKGATHAELMAADGDRLSSALLRPSRGEQAVATSVDEAVAEAGRRLRAIVDEHGPDAVALYVSGQMSIEAQYLATKLAKGFLRTVHIESNSRLCMASAGTGYKQSLGSDGPPGSYTDFDVTDLFFVTGSNMADCHPILFLRMAERHKAGAKLIVVDPRRTTTAEKADLFLQIKPGTDLALLNGILHLLVESGDVDRDFIAEHTDGWDAMPDFLQDYPPDVVAEITGLAEADIRTAATMIAEAGAWMTCWTMGLNQSTHGTWNANAICNLHLATGAICRPGSGPMSMTGQPNAMGGREMGYMGPGLPGQRVVTSADDRLFVEGKWHLEPGSIRTDVGPGTIDMFKQMADGDIKACWIVCTNPVVSVANRKTVITGLESAELVITQDAYRATATNHYADIVLPATLWAETDAVMVNSDRNLTLLQQSIPAHGDARPDWLLICQVAEQLGFGEHFAYESSADVFDEIREFSNPGTGYDLRGVSYDRLRQGPVQWPAPPLDQPGGDVDRHPIRYLNDGVSQNLYVDGDGHRPRLAFATPSRRAVFLPRPHMDAKEMPDDDYPMVLNTGRLPHQWHTMTKTGKVAKLNKLDNGPFVEIHPIDAGAQNIVDGQPVELASRRGRAVLPAVLTDRVRPGNCFVPFHWNDEHGEYLAINAVTSDAVDPDSLQPEFKACAVSLRAAGPAPPPPDVVAPPADGLGALVLWASQTGTAEDVAARVVERLGTPDTPARVMNMDACALTDLATSGEVLIVTSTFGDGGPPDNGADFWRRLASAEAPALDGVRYAVLGIGDRAYDDFCGHARSVDARLAELGATQLAQRVDCEAYDDEPMAQWIQQVSGLVTASPGPVGPREVRPVAPFTRAKPVDAPLSRNVVLTAPGAAKEVRQFGFDISAYDVTYEVGDALGVYATNDDATVTRWLAATGLPAEDVIEVDGRELTLREALTTHFDLCRITPNLLDFVTGASVQASSLRNLRRNRAEWDRWLRGRDGVDVVTEFGVRAEVEQWRDALVRLTPRSYSISSSPLVSPHEVQLTVSVVRYPGRDGTRRGGVCSTFLADRASHASVFLQPSPHFRPPDDGTTPMIMVGPGTGVAPFRGFLQQRRALGHTGRNWLFFGDQHRAENFYYREDLEDMVDDGLLNRLDLAFSRDQPQRVYVQHKLADYGHDVWRWLEDGAHFYVCGDATRMAKDVDDALTAVIREHGGMSSERARDYKRELVAAKRYVRDVY, from the coding sequence GTGACAGTCACGACCAGAACCGCATGCTCGTACTGCGGTGTCGGCTGTGGCATCGAGGTCCAGACCCGAACCGACACCGCGAGCGGCCTCCCGGTGATCGCCAGGGTGTCGGGTGACAAGTTGCACCCGACCAACTTCGGTCGCCTGTGCACCAAGGGGGCCACACACGCCGAGCTGATGGCGGCCGACGGCGACCGGCTGAGCTCGGCGCTGCTGCGGCCGTCCCGCGGTGAGCAAGCCGTGGCGACTTCGGTGGACGAGGCTGTCGCCGAGGCCGGGCGGCGCCTGCGGGCCATCGTCGACGAGCACGGACCGGACGCGGTGGCGCTGTACGTCTCCGGTCAGATGTCCATCGAGGCGCAGTATCTGGCGACCAAGCTGGCCAAGGGCTTCTTGCGGACGGTCCACATCGAGTCGAACTCGCGGCTGTGCATGGCAAGCGCGGGCACGGGCTACAAGCAATCGCTGGGGTCGGACGGTCCGCCCGGGTCGTACACGGACTTCGATGTCACCGATCTGTTCTTCGTCACCGGCTCGAACATGGCCGACTGCCATCCGATTCTGTTCCTGCGCATGGCTGAACGCCACAAGGCGGGTGCCAAGCTCATCGTCGTCGATCCGCGCCGCACGACGACCGCAGAGAAGGCCGACCTGTTCCTCCAGATCAAGCCGGGGACCGACCTGGCCCTGCTGAACGGCATCCTGCACCTGCTCGTCGAGTCCGGTGACGTCGACCGTGACTTCATCGCCGAACACACCGACGGCTGGGACGCGATGCCGGACTTCCTCCAGGACTACCCGCCGGACGTCGTCGCGGAGATCACCGGATTGGCCGAAGCCGACATCCGGACGGCCGCAACGATGATCGCCGAGGCGGGCGCCTGGATGACCTGCTGGACCATGGGTCTGAACCAGAGCACGCACGGGACGTGGAACGCCAACGCCATCTGCAACCTCCACCTGGCGACCGGCGCCATCTGCCGGCCAGGAAGTGGGCCCATGTCGATGACGGGTCAACCCAATGCCATGGGTGGCCGCGAAATGGGTTACATGGGGCCGGGTCTGCCCGGTCAGCGGGTGGTCACCTCCGCCGACGACCGCCTGTTCGTCGAGGGCAAGTGGCACCTGGAACCCGGCTCCATCCGCACCGACGTCGGGCCGGGCACGATCGACATGTTCAAGCAGATGGCCGACGGCGACATCAAGGCCTGTTGGATCGTCTGCACGAATCCGGTTGTCAGCGTGGCGAACCGCAAGACGGTGATCACCGGTTTGGAATCGGCGGAGCTCGTCATCACCCAGGACGCCTATCGGGCGACGGCGACCAACCACTACGCCGACATCGTCCTGCCAGCGACCCTGTGGGCCGAAACGGACGCGGTGATGGTCAACTCGGACCGTAACCTCACCCTGCTGCAGCAGTCCATCCCCGCCCACGGCGACGCCAGGCCCGACTGGTTGTTGATCTGTCAGGTCGCCGAGCAGCTCGGCTTCGGCGAACACTTCGCGTACGAATCGAGTGCGGACGTCTTCGACGAGATCCGCGAGTTCTCCAATCCGGGAACCGGTTACGACCTTCGTGGCGTCAGCTACGACCGCCTGCGACAGGGACCGGTGCAATGGCCCGCGCCGCCGCTCGACCAGCCGGGCGGGGACGTCGACCGGCATCCGATCCGCTATCTGAACGACGGCGTGAGCCAGAACCTCTACGTCGACGGCGACGGCCACCGCCCCAGGCTGGCCTTCGCGACCCCATCGCGGCGCGCGGTCTTCCTTCCGCGGCCGCACATGGATGCCAAGGAGATGCCCGACGACGACTATCCGATGGTGCTGAACACCGGACGTCTGCCACACCAATGGCACACGATGACGAAGACCGGCAAGGTGGCGAAGCTCAACAAGCTCGACAACGGGCCGTTCGTCGAGATTCACCCGATCGACGCCGGAGCGCAGAACATCGTCGACGGACAGCCGGTCGAACTGGCGTCGCGACGCGGTCGTGCGGTGCTGCCCGCGGTGCTGACCGACCGCGTCCGGCCCGGCAACTGCTTCGTGCCGTTCCACTGGAACGACGAGCATGGCGAGTACCTCGCCATCAACGCCGTCACCTCCGACGCGGTCGACCCGGATTCGTTGCAACCCGAGTTCAAGGCGTGCGCGGTCAGCCTGCGCGCGGCGGGACCAGCCCCGCCGCCGCCGGACGTCGTCGCACCGCCCGCGGACGGTCTGGGGGCACTGGTGCTCTGGGCGTCCCAGACCGGCACCGCGGAGGACGTCGCGGCACGGGTGGTGGAACGTCTCGGCACCCCCGACACACCTGCCCGCGTGATGAACATGGACGCCTGTGCGCTGACCGACCTCGCTACCTCCGGCGAGGTGCTGATCGTCACCAGCACTTTCGGCGACGGCGGTCCACCGGACAACGGTGCCGACTTCTGGCGCCGGTTGGCGTCAGCCGAGGCACCCGCCTTGGACGGGGTCCGCTACGCGGTGCTGGGCATCGGTGACCGCGCCTACGACGACTTCTGTGGCCACGCCAGGTCGGTGGACGCCCGGCTGGCCGAACTCGGGGCGACCCAGCTGGCCCAGCGCGTCGACTGCGAGGCGTACGACGACGAGCCGATGGCGCAGTGGATCCAGCAGGTCTCCGGCCTGGTGACCGCATCGCCCGGGCCGGTGGGGCCCCGGGAGGTGCGCCCCGTCGCACCGTTCACCCGAGCCAAGCCGGTCGACGCACCGTTGAGTCGCAATGTAGTGCTGACGGCCCCTGGAGCGGCAAAGGAGGTGCGGCAGTTCGGGTTCGACATCTCCGCCTACGACGTCACCTACGAGGTCGGGGATGCGCTCGGGGTGTACGCCACCAACGACGACGCGACCGTCACGCGGTGGCTCGCGGCCACCGGGCTGCCCGCCGAGGACGTGATCGAGGTGGACGGTCGCGAGCTGACGCTGCGCGAAGCCCTCACGACGCACTTCGACCTGTGCCGCATCACCCCGAACCTGCTCGACTTCGTCACCGGGGCCAGCGTCCAGGCGAGTTCGCTGCGAAACCTTCGCCGCAATCGCGCGGAGTGGGACCGGTGGCTCCGGGGCCGCGACGGGGTGGACGTCGTGACGGAGTTCGGGGTGCGCGCCGAGGTGGAGCAGTGGCGCGACGCCCTGGTCCGCCTGACACCGCGGTCGTATTCGATCTCGAGCAGCCCGCTGGTCAGCCCTCACGAAGTGCAGTTGACCGTATCGGTGGTGCGCTATCCGGGTCGCGACGGGACGCGGCGCGGCGGGGTGTGTTCGACGTTCCTGGCCGACCGGGCGTCCCACGCGTCGGTCTTCCTGCAGCCGTCACCGCACTTCCGGCCGCCGGACGACGGGACGACCCCGATGATCATGGTGGGACCGGGGACCGGTGTCGCACCGTTCCGCGGCTTCCTGCAGCAGCGCCGCGCCCTTGGTCACACGGGCCGCAACTGGCTCTTCTTCGGCGATCAGCACCGGGCCGAGAACTTCTATTACCGTGAGGATTTGGAGGACATGGTCGACGACGGTCTGTTGAACCGGCTCGATCTCGCGTTCTCGCGCGACCAACCTCAGCGGGTGTACGTGCAGCACAAGCTCGCGGACTACGGGCACGACGTCTGGCGGTGGCTGGAGGACGGTGCGCACTTCTACGTGTGCGGTGATGCCACCCGCATGGCCAAGGACGTCGACGATGCGCTGACCGCCGTCATCCGTGAGCACGGCGGGATGTCCAGCGAGCGCGCCCGCGACTACAAGCGCGAACTGGTCGCCGCCAAACGCTATGTGCGGGACGTCTACTGA
- the nirB gene encoding nitrite reductase large subunit NirB, translating into MAGIRAVEEILARGGSDLFEITVFGDEPYGNYNRILLSNVLAGSDDPSEIYLNEVDWYAENGISLRAGVRVVRVDPYARIVYSDDGSATRYDRLILATGSRSFFPPMKGLWADDKNLADGVFGFRTLDDCIGMISEAVHRTKAVVIGGGLLGLEAARSLQNRGLTVDVVHAGPTLMNAQLDDPAGAILRRSVEGIGITVHVDKRTTEVTTSEDGRLTGIVFADGSSIDCDMLVIATGIRPNVGLAQRAGLTVERAIVVDDHMRSIDDDDVYVVGECAQHRGQVYGLVAPLWEQAAVLADHLTGANSIAKYHGSRTATKLKVAGVDVASMGLKGPELPDDEFVQFSEPRHGIYKTIVIRDGKLVGATLVGDVTKVAFLTQAFDSGLALPDERVSLMFDIGTPDIAVGVAELADDAQVCNCNGVSKGALTECVRGGESSVAGVMKATKAGKGCGSCKELVAQVVEWAAGGAVTEEPSANWYVPGIPYDKPTLMRMIRELQLHSVSSVFAALAPEGRVDAGSKMGLASLLDMMWADEYVDERDARFINDRVHANIQRDGTFSVVPQMKGGVTDSAQLRKIADVADKYDVPMIKLTGGQRIDLLGIRKEDLPGVWADLDMPSGYAYGKSFRTVKTCVGSDFCRFGVGDSTALGIAIEERYQGLASPAKMKLAVTGCPRNCAEALCKDLGVVAVEGGRWEMYVGGAAGAHIRKGDLLATVDDAAEVITLTGRFLQYYRENANWLERTYKWVPRVGIEHIRAVVVDDAEGLAAQLDANMAKSVAAYRDPWLDGREPASEGQFRTSLPLLPLPQVPVR; encoded by the coding sequence ATGGCAGGCATCCGCGCCGTCGAGGAGATCCTTGCCCGCGGTGGGTCGGATCTGTTCGAGATCACCGTCTTTGGCGACGAACCCTACGGCAACTACAACCGGATCCTGTTGTCCAACGTGCTTGCCGGCAGCGATGATCCCAGCGAGATCTACCTCAACGAGGTGGATTGGTACGCCGAGAACGGGATCTCCCTGCGGGCCGGCGTGCGGGTGGTTCGCGTCGACCCATACGCCCGCATCGTGTACTCCGACGACGGCTCGGCGACCCGGTATGACCGGCTCATTCTGGCCACCGGCAGCCGATCGTTCTTCCCGCCTATGAAGGGATTGTGGGCCGACGACAAGAACCTGGCCGACGGGGTGTTCGGCTTCCGGACCCTCGACGACTGCATCGGCATGATCTCCGAGGCCGTGCACCGCACCAAGGCCGTCGTGATCGGCGGTGGGCTGCTCGGCCTCGAGGCAGCCCGCAGCCTACAGAATCGCGGGTTGACCGTCGACGTCGTCCATGCCGGACCCACGCTGATGAACGCGCAGCTCGACGACCCCGCCGGAGCGATCCTGCGCAGGTCGGTCGAGGGCATCGGCATCACCGTGCACGTGGACAAGCGCACGACCGAGGTGACCACGTCCGAGGACGGCCGGCTCACCGGCATCGTGTTCGCCGACGGTAGCTCGATCGACTGCGACATGCTCGTGATCGCCACGGGCATCCGGCCGAACGTGGGGCTCGCGCAGCGCGCGGGCCTGACCGTCGAGCGCGCGATCGTGGTCGACGACCACATGCGTTCGATCGACGACGACGACGTCTACGTCGTGGGCGAGTGCGCGCAGCACCGCGGTCAGGTGTACGGGCTGGTGGCACCGCTGTGGGAGCAGGCCGCGGTCCTCGCCGATCATCTGACGGGTGCCAATTCCATTGCGAAATATCATGGTTCGCGAACGGCCACCAAGCTGAAGGTGGCCGGCGTCGACGTCGCGTCGATGGGTCTCAAGGGCCCGGAGCTGCCCGACGACGAGTTCGTCCAGTTCTCTGAACCGCGACACGGGATCTACAAGACGATCGTCATCCGCGACGGCAAGCTCGTCGGCGCCACCCTGGTCGGGGACGTCACCAAGGTCGCGTTCCTCACGCAGGCGTTCGACAGCGGGTTGGCGCTGCCGGACGAGCGCGTCTCGTTGATGTTCGACATCGGCACACCGGACATCGCGGTCGGCGTGGCCGAGCTCGCCGACGACGCCCAGGTGTGCAATTGCAACGGTGTCTCCAAGGGCGCCTTGACTGAGTGCGTGCGCGGCGGGGAGAGCTCCGTCGCCGGGGTCATGAAGGCCACCAAGGCGGGCAAGGGCTGTGGTTCCTGCAAGGAACTGGTGGCCCAGGTCGTGGAGTGGGCAGCCGGCGGCGCGGTCACCGAGGAACCGTCGGCCAATTGGTACGTGCCCGGGATTCCGTACGACAAGCCGACCCTGATGCGGATGATCCGCGAACTCCAATTGCATTCGGTGTCATCGGTCTTCGCCGCCCTGGCACCGGAAGGCCGGGTGGACGCGGGATCGAAGATGGGGCTGGCGTCACTGCTCGACATGATGTGGGCCGACGAATACGTCGACGAACGGGATGCGCGCTTCATCAACGACCGCGTGCACGCCAACATCCAGCGTGACGGCACCTTCTCCGTGGTGCCTCAGATGAAGGGCGGCGTCACCGACTCGGCGCAGTTGCGCAAGATCGCCGACGTGGCGGACAAGTACGACGTCCCGATGATCAAGCTCACCGGTGGCCAGCGGATCGACCTGCTGGGCATCAGGAAGGAGGATCTCCCCGGGGTGTGGGCGGACCTGGACATGCCATCGGGATACGCGTACGGCAAGAGCTTTCGGACCGTCAAGACGTGCGTCGGCAGCGACTTCTGCCGGTTCGGCGTCGGCGATTCCACCGCGCTCGGCATCGCCATCGAGGAGCGCTACCAGGGCTTGGCGAGCCCGGCGAAGATGAAGCTCGCCGTCACGGGGTGCCCCCGCAACTGTGCCGAGGCCCTGTGCAAGGACCTTGGTGTGGTCGCCGTCGAGGGCGGCCGGTGGGAGATGTACGTCGGCGGCGCGGCGGGGGCGCACATCCGCAAGGGTGATTTGCTCGCCACCGTCGACGATGCCGCCGAGGTGATCACGCTGACCGGCCGGTTCCTGCAGTACTACCGGGAGAACGCCAACTGGCTCGAACGCACCTACAAGTGGGTGCCACGGGTCGGCATCGAGCACATCCGGGCCGTGGTGGTCGACGATGCCGAGGGCCTGGCCGCGCAGCTGGATGCCAACATGGCGAAATCGGTTGCCGCCTATCGCGATCCGTGGCTCGACGGCCGTGAGCCCGCAAGCGAGGGACAGTTCCGCACGTCGTTGCCTCTGTTGCCGCTCCCCCAGGTGCCCGTGCGATGA
- a CDS encoding nitrate/nitrite transporter, whose translation MPLTRDRNIERPRRSRNIEHWDAEDVEAWEGVGGSAPGKDIAKRNLIWSIVAEHVGFSIWSIWSVMVLFMPQAIYHIDAAGKFYLVAMPTLVGAFMRIPYTIAPARFGGRNWTIVSALLLLIPTVLTLYVMKQPDTSYTTFMIVAAFAGFGGGNFASSMTNINAFYPQRLKGWALGLNAGGGNIGVPVIQLIGLFVIAVISNTAPEIVCAIYLVAIALAALGAAFFMDNLRNQRSNLGAMVEALRYKHSWVMSFLYIGTFGSFIGFSFAFGQVMQINYLAGGDNAAQASLHAAQIAFIGPLLGSIARPFGGKLADRIGGGKVTLYVFVAMIFAAGILVGAGVLDDGAAGAPTGGQMTAYVVGFILLFILSGTGNGSTYKMIPSIFEAKAQGKEGWSREEKAIWSRSMSGALIGFAGAVGALGGVFINIVLRASYVGDAKSATNAFWVFLGFYVVCAITTWFVFLRMKTVAHAGEHVGRAHEPVAAG comes from the coding sequence ATGCCGCTCACACGGGACCGCAACATCGAACGCCCGCGGCGTAGCCGCAACATTGAACACTGGGATGCCGAAGACGTCGAGGCGTGGGAGGGGGTCGGCGGCAGCGCACCGGGAAAAGACATAGCGAAGCGCAATCTCATCTGGTCCATCGTCGCCGAACACGTGGGCTTCTCGATCTGGTCGATCTGGTCGGTCATGGTGCTGTTCATGCCCCAGGCCATCTATCACATCGATGCCGCGGGGAAGTTCTACCTCGTGGCGATGCCGACCCTCGTCGGTGCCTTCATGCGCATTCCGTACACCATTGCGCCCGCCCGCTTCGGGGGACGTAACTGGACCATCGTCAGCGCGCTACTGCTGCTGATTCCAACGGTGCTGACGCTGTACGTGATGAAGCAGCCCGACACGTCCTACACGACCTTCATGATCGTGGCGGCGTTCGCCGGCTTCGGTGGCGGCAACTTCGCGTCGTCGATGACCAACATCAACGCGTTCTATCCCCAGCGGCTCAAGGGCTGGGCGCTGGGGCTCAACGCGGGTGGCGGCAACATCGGCGTACCGGTGATCCAGCTCATCGGTCTGTTCGTGATCGCCGTGATCAGCAACACCGCGCCCGAGATCGTTTGTGCCATCTATCTGGTCGCGATCGCGCTGGCCGCCCTTGGCGCGGCGTTCTTCATGGACAATCTTCGCAATCAGCGTTCCAACCTAGGGGCGATGGTCGAGGCGTTGCGGTACAAGCACTCCTGGGTGATGAGCTTCCTGTATATCGGCACGTTCGGCTCGTTCATCGGCTTCAGTTTCGCCTTCGGTCAGGTCATGCAGATCAACTACCTGGCCGGCGGGGACAATGCCGCGCAAGCGTCGTTGCACGCCGCTCAGATTGCCTTCATCGGGCCGCTCCTCGGGTCCATCGCGCGGCCGTTCGGCGGCAAGCTGGCCGACCGGATCGGCGGTGGCAAGGTGACGCTGTACGTGTTCGTCGCAATGATCTTCGCAGCCGGCATCCTGGTGGGAGCCGGCGTGCTCGACGACGGGGCCGCCGGAGCGCCGACGGGCGGGCAGATGACGGCCTACGTCGTCGGATTCATCCTGCTGTTCATCCTGTCCGGCACCGGTAATGGTTCGACCTACAAGATGATTCCGTCCATCTTCGAGGCGAAGGCCCAGGGCAAGGAGGGCTGGAGCCGAGAGGAGAAGGCGATCTGGTCGCGCAGCATGTCGGGCGCGCTGATCGGATTCGCCGGAGCCGTCGGTGCGCTGGGCGGGGTGTTCATCAACATCGTGCTCAGGGCGTCCTACGTCGGTGACGCCAAGTCCGCCACCAATGCGTTCTGGGTGTTCCTGGGCTTCTACGTCGTCTGTGCAATCACCACCTGGTTCGTCTTCCTCCGGATGAAGACCGTCGCGCACGCCGGCGAGCACGTCGGCAGGGCGCACGAGCCGGTCGCCGCGGGCTGA
- a CDS encoding molybdopterin oxidoreductase, translated as MSDGSTPVFLQGPFEFEGNGLDKPLLIDESLRYVVPAGATTQPVYFRGGNSTGDMISVVLFRDGKPMRYFPIAAKGATHVALRVVEDLLADSVLELYVAAPAGCSGTVVIDLGLVQVQ; from the coding sequence ATGAGCGATGGCAGCACACCCGTCTTCCTGCAGGGTCCGTTCGAGTTCGAGGGTAACGGCTTGGACAAGCCGCTGCTGATCGATGAATCGCTGCGCTACGTCGTCCCGGCCGGTGCGACCACCCAGCCTGTCTACTTCCGCGGGGGCAACTCCACTGGGGACATGATCTCGGTGGTGCTGTTCCGTGACGGAAAGCCGATGCGCTACTTCCCAATTGCCGCAAAGGGCGCCACTCACGTCGCGCTCAGGGTCGTCGAGGATCTGCTCGCCGACTCGGTGCTGGAGCTCTACGTCGCCGCACCCGCCGGCTGCAGCGGAACCGTCGTCATCGATCTCGGCCTGGTGCAGGTCCAGTGA
- a CDS encoding DUF1206 domain-containing protein translates to MVDTRSAAHTAHDNVWFQRAAQAGFAASGLLHLLIAFIIARLALGSGGNADQSGALAALAAQPGGAVMLWVAAVVLGALGVWYLVETFLEEDAKHRVKSAAVGVVYLALAVSAGKFAIGSGKSSGQQNAGLSAQMMQSGWGKAVLVVVALVIIAVGGYHVYKGVTKKFFKDLNVSGGTAITWVGIVGYAAKGLVLMGAGILVIVATFTADPAKASGVDAAVKTLGTAPFGKFLLLLAAVGLAAYGAYGFVRARHADM, encoded by the coding sequence ATGGTCGACACCCGGTCGGCGGCTCACACCGCCCACGACAACGTCTGGTTCCAACGTGCAGCACAGGCAGGCTTTGCCGCAAGCGGACTCCTGCACCTGCTCATCGCGTTCATCATCGCGCGCCTGGCGCTTGGCTCCGGCGGCAACGCCGACCAGTCTGGCGCACTGGCCGCTTTGGCCGCTCAGCCCGGCGGCGCGGTCATGCTCTGGGTGGCGGCGGTCGTCCTTGGCGCCCTCGGCGTCTGGTACCTCGTCGAGACGTTCCTCGAGGAGGACGCCAAGCACCGGGTGAAGTCTGCCGCCGTCGGCGTGGTGTACCTCGCCCTCGCAGTCTCCGCCGGCAAGTTCGCCATCGGCAGCGGCAAGTCCAGCGGGCAGCAGAACGCGGGCCTGAGCGCCCAGATGATGCAATCCGGCTGGGGCAAGGCAGTTTTGGTGGTGGTCGCGCTGGTGATCATCGCCGTGGGGGGCTACCACGTCTACAAGGGCGTCACCAAGAAGTTCTTCAAGGACCTCAACGTCTCGGGTGGTACCGCGATCACGTGGGTGGGGATCGTCGGCTACGCCGCCAAGGGGCTGGTGCTGATGGGCGCCGGCATCCTGGTCATCGTCGCCACGTTCACCGCCGATCCGGCGAAGGCGTCAGGCGTCGATGCCGCGGTCAAGACGCTGGGCACCGCGCCCTTCGGAAAGTTCCTGCTGCTGCTCGCCGCGGTCGGCCTCGCCGCCTACGGTGCCTACGGTTTCGTCCGCGCGCGGCACGCGGATATGTGA